The Dama dama isolate Ldn47 chromosome 3, ASM3311817v1, whole genome shotgun sequence genome has a segment encoding these proteins:
- the NFE2 gene encoding transcription factor NF-E2 45 kDa subunit isoform X1, which produces MPIDSQAQFSTNAKLLGPSGLSGPWSRPWPSRMSPCPPQQSRNRVTQLPIPEPGEMELTWQEIMSITELQGLNAPSEPSFEPPAPVPYPGPPPPPSYCPCSIHSEPGFPLPTPPYELPAPTSHVPDPPYSYGSNMTVPVSKPLTLSGLLSDPLPDPLALLDIGLSAGPSKPQEDPESDSGLSLNYSDAESLELEGTEAGRRRSEYVEMYPVEYPYSLMPNSLTHPNYALPPAETPLALEPSSGPMRAKPTARGEAGSRDERRALAMKIPFPTDKIVNLPVDDFNELLARYPLTESQLALVRDIRRRGKNKVAAQNCRKRKLETIVQLERELERLGSERERLLRARGEADRTLEVMRQQLTDLYRDIFQHLRDEAGNSYSPEEYALHQAPDGAIFLVPRGTKMEATD; this is translated from the exons ATGCCTATAGACTCCCAGGCTCAGTTCTCAACAAATGCCAA GTTGCTGGGACCGTCTGGGCTCTCGGGACCTTGGAGCAGGCCCTGGCCCAGTAGGATGTCCCCGTGTCCTCCACAGCAGAGCAGGAACAGGGTGACACAGCTGCCCATTCCGGAGCCAGGGGAGATGGAACTGACTTGGCAGGAGATCATGTCCATCACTGAGCTGCAG GGTCTGAATGCTCCAAGTGAGCCATCGTTCGAGCCCCCAGCCCCCGTCCCATACCCAGGGCCCCCGCCACCTCCAAGTTACTGCCCCTGCTCTATCCACTCGGAGCCTGGCTTTCCCCTTCCTACACCACCTTATGAGCTCCCAGCACCCACGTCTCATGTCCCAGACCCTCCGTACTCCTATGGCAGCAACATGACTGTACCAGTCTCCAAACCACTGACCCTCTCGGGCCTGCTGAGTGACCCGCTTCCAGACCCCTTGGCCCTCCTGGACATTGGGTTGTCAGCGGGGCCATCCAAGCCCCAAGAAGACCCAGAATCTGACTCAGGATTATCCCTCAACTATAGTGACGCTGAATCTCTTGAGTTGGAGGGGACGGAGGCTGGCCGGCGTCGCAGCGAGTATGTAGAGATGTACCCAGTGGAGTACCCCTACTCACTAATGCCCAACTCCTTGACCCACCCCAACTATGCCTTGCCACCTGCCGAGACCCCGTTAGCCTTAGAACCCTCCTCAGGCCCTATGCGGGCCAAGCCTACTGCACGGGGGGAGGCGGGGAGTCGGGATGAGCGGCGGGCCCTGGCCATGAAGATCCCCTTCCCTACGGACAAGATTGTCAACCTGCCGGTGGATGATTTCAATGAGCTGCTGGCGCGGTACCCGCTGACGGAGAGCCAGCTGGCCCTGGTCCGGGACATCCGAAGGCGGGGCAAGAACAAGGTGGCCGCCCAGAACTGTCGCAAGAGAAAGCTGGAGACCATTGTGCAGCTGGAGCGGGAACTGGAACGGCTGGGCAGCGAGCGGGAGCGGCTTCTCCGGGCCAGAGGTGAGGCCGACCGGACCCTGGAGGTCATGCGCCAACAGCTGACGGACCTGTACCGTGACATTTTCCAGCATTTGCGGGATGAAGCAGGCAACAGCTACTCCCCTGAAGAGTATGCGCTACACCAGGCTCCTGATGGGGCCATCTTCCTGGTGCCCCGGGGGACCAAGATGGAGGCCACAGACTGA
- the NFE2 gene encoding transcription factor NF-E2 45 kDa subunit isoform X2 — translation MSPCPPQQSRNRVTQLPIPEPGEMELTWQEIMSITELQGLNAPSEPSFEPPAPVPYPGPPPPPSYCPCSIHSEPGFPLPTPPYELPAPTSHVPDPPYSYGSNMTVPVSKPLTLSGLLSDPLPDPLALLDIGLSAGPSKPQEDPESDSGLSLNYSDAESLELEGTEAGRRRSEYVEMYPVEYPYSLMPNSLTHPNYALPPAETPLALEPSSGPMRAKPTARGEAGSRDERRALAMKIPFPTDKIVNLPVDDFNELLARYPLTESQLALVRDIRRRGKNKVAAQNCRKRKLETIVQLERELERLGSERERLLRARGEADRTLEVMRQQLTDLYRDIFQHLRDEAGNSYSPEEYALHQAPDGAIFLVPRGTKMEATD, via the exons ATGTCCCCGTGTCCTCCACAGCAGAGCAGGAACAGGGTGACACAGCTGCCCATTCCGGAGCCAGGGGAGATGGAACTGACTTGGCAGGAGATCATGTCCATCACTGAGCTGCAG GGTCTGAATGCTCCAAGTGAGCCATCGTTCGAGCCCCCAGCCCCCGTCCCATACCCAGGGCCCCCGCCACCTCCAAGTTACTGCCCCTGCTCTATCCACTCGGAGCCTGGCTTTCCCCTTCCTACACCACCTTATGAGCTCCCAGCACCCACGTCTCATGTCCCAGACCCTCCGTACTCCTATGGCAGCAACATGACTGTACCAGTCTCCAAACCACTGACCCTCTCGGGCCTGCTGAGTGACCCGCTTCCAGACCCCTTGGCCCTCCTGGACATTGGGTTGTCAGCGGGGCCATCCAAGCCCCAAGAAGACCCAGAATCTGACTCAGGATTATCCCTCAACTATAGTGACGCTGAATCTCTTGAGTTGGAGGGGACGGAGGCTGGCCGGCGTCGCAGCGAGTATGTAGAGATGTACCCAGTGGAGTACCCCTACTCACTAATGCCCAACTCCTTGACCCACCCCAACTATGCCTTGCCACCTGCCGAGACCCCGTTAGCCTTAGAACCCTCCTCAGGCCCTATGCGGGCCAAGCCTACTGCACGGGGGGAGGCGGGGAGTCGGGATGAGCGGCGGGCCCTGGCCATGAAGATCCCCTTCCCTACGGACAAGATTGTCAACCTGCCGGTGGATGATTTCAATGAGCTGCTGGCGCGGTACCCGCTGACGGAGAGCCAGCTGGCCCTGGTCCGGGACATCCGAAGGCGGGGCAAGAACAAGGTGGCCGCCCAGAACTGTCGCAAGAGAAAGCTGGAGACCATTGTGCAGCTGGAGCGGGAACTGGAACGGCTGGGCAGCGAGCGGGAGCGGCTTCTCCGGGCCAGAGGTGAGGCCGACCGGACCCTGGAGGTCATGCGCCAACAGCTGACGGACCTGTACCGTGACATTTTCCAGCATTTGCGGGATGAAGCAGGCAACAGCTACTCCCCTGAAGAGTATGCGCTACACCAGGCTCCTGATGGGGCCATCTTCCTGGTGCCCCGGGGGACCAAGATGGAGGCCACAGACTGA